The proteins below come from a single Kosakonia sp. SMBL-WEM22 genomic window:
- a CDS encoding glucose/quinate/shikimate family membrane-bound PQQ-dependent dehydrogenase translates to MAETKSQRSRLLIMLTTIFAAFCGLYLLIGGVWLVSIGGSWYYPIAGLVMLGVTWLLWKEKRSALWLYAALLLATMLWGVWEVGFDFWALTPRSDILVFFGIWLILPFVWRRLIVPARGAVAALLAVLLISGGILTWAGFNDPQEINGTLSADATPAAPISNVADSDWPAYGRNQEGQRYSPLKQINADNVKNLKEAWVFRTGDLKLPNDPGEITNEVTPIKVGDTLFLCTAHQRLFALDAASGKEKWHFDPQLNADPSFQHVTCRGVSYHEATAENASPDVVANCPRRIILPVNDGRLFAVNADNGKLCDSFANKGILNLQTNMPVTTPGMYEPTSPPIVTDKVIIIAGAVTDNFSTREPSGVIRGFDINTGKLLWAFDPGAKDPNAIPADEHHFTLNSPNSWAPAAYDAKLDMVYLPMGVTTPDIWGGNRTPEQERYASSIVALNATTGKLVWSYQTVHHDLWDMDMPSQPTLADIDVKGKKVPVIYAPAKTGNIFVLDRRNGELVVPAPEKPVPQGAAKGDYVTKTQPFSDLSFRPKRDLSGADMWGATMFDQLVCRVMFHQMRYEGIFTPPSEQGTLVFPGNLGMFEWGGISVDPNRQVAIANPMALPFVSKLIPRGPNNPMEPPKDAKGTGSESGIQPQYGVPFGVTLNPFLSPFGLPCKQPAWGYISALDLKTNQVAWKKRIGTPQDSLPFPMPIKVPFTLGMPMLGGPISTAGNVLFIAGTADNYLRAYNMTNGDKLWEGRLPAGGQATPMTYEVNGKQYVVISAGGHGSFGTKMGDYIVAFALPDDAK, encoded by the coding sequence ATGGCAGAAACAAAATCGCAACGGTCGCGGCTATTGATTATGCTGACGACGATCTTTGCAGCCTTCTGCGGGCTGTATCTTTTAATCGGTGGTGTCTGGCTGGTCTCCATCGGCGGCTCCTGGTACTACCCCATCGCTGGTTTGGTGATGCTTGGCGTAACCTGGCTGCTATGGAAAGAGAAGCGTTCCGCGCTCTGGCTTTACGCGGCCCTGCTGCTGGCCACCATGCTGTGGGGCGTTTGGGAAGTCGGCTTCGACTTCTGGGCGCTGACACCGCGTAGCGATATCCTCGTCTTCTTCGGTATCTGGCTGATTCTGCCTTTCGTCTGGCGTCGCCTGATCGTTCCTGCCCGCGGCGCGGTTGCTGCACTGTTAGCGGTACTGCTGATCAGCGGCGGCATCCTGACCTGGGCCGGCTTTAATGACCCGCAGGAGATCAACGGCACCCTGAGCGCCGATGCTACGCCTGCTGCTCCGATCTCCAACGTTGCCGATAGCGACTGGCCGGCTTATGGCCGTAACCAGGAAGGCCAGCGTTACTCCCCGCTGAAGCAGATTAACGCGGATAACGTGAAAAACCTGAAGGAAGCCTGGGTATTCCGCACCGGTGACCTGAAGCTGCCGAACGATCCGGGTGAAATCACCAACGAAGTGACGCCGATTAAAGTGGGCGACACGCTGTTCCTCTGCACCGCGCACCAGCGTCTGTTCGCACTTGATGCGGCAAGCGGTAAAGAGAAGTGGCACTTCGATCCGCAGCTAAATGCGGACCCGTCCTTCCAGCACGTAACGTGCCGCGGTGTCTCTTACCACGAAGCGACGGCGGAAAATGCCAGCCCGGACGTGGTGGCTAACTGCCCGCGCCGCATTATTCTGCCGGTCAACGACGGTCGCCTGTTCGCGGTAAATGCTGACAACGGCAAGCTGTGTGACTCCTTTGCGAACAAAGGTATCCTCAACCTGCAGACCAACATGCCGGTCACCACGCCGGGGATGTATGAGCCGACTTCACCGCCGATTGTCACCGATAAAGTGATTATCATTGCCGGTGCGGTAACGGATAACTTCTCCACCCGTGAGCCGTCTGGTGTGATTCGTGGTTTCGATATCAATACCGGTAAGCTGCTGTGGGCCTTTGATCCGGGCGCGAAAGATCCGAATGCGATCCCGGCGGATGAACACCACTTCACCCTTAACTCGCCGAACTCCTGGGCACCTGCGGCCTATGACGCCAAGCTGGATATGGTCTACCTGCCGATGGGCGTGACCACGCCAGATATCTGGGGCGGTAACCGTACGCCGGAGCAGGAGCGTTACGCCAGTTCCATTGTTGCGCTGAACGCCACCACCGGTAAGCTGGTGTGGAGCTATCAGACCGTACACCACGATCTGTGGGATATGGATATGCCTTCCCAGCCAACGCTGGCGGATATCGATGTAAAAGGTAAGAAAGTGCCGGTGATTTATGCGCCGGCGAAAACCGGTAACATTTTCGTACTGGATCGTCGTAATGGCGAGCTGGTTGTGCCGGCACCGGAAAAACCGGTTCCGCAGGGCGCAGCGAAAGGCGATTACGTCACCAAAACCCAACCCTTCTCCGATCTGAGCTTCCGTCCGAAGAGAGATCTGAGCGGCGCGGATATGTGGGGCGCCACCATGTTCGACCAACTGGTGTGCCGCGTGATGTTCCACCAGATGCGTTATGAAGGCATTTTCACCCCGCCTTCTGAGCAGGGTACGCTGGTCTTCCCGGGTAACCTCGGCATGTTTGAGTGGGGCGGTATCTCCGTCGATCCAAACCGCCAGGTGGCGATTGCCAACCCGATGGCGCTGCCGTTTGTCTCGAAGCTGATCCCGCGTGGTCCAAACAACCCAATGGAGCCGCCGAAAGATGCGAAAGGTACCGGTTCAGAATCCGGTATTCAGCCGCAGTATGGCGTGCCGTTTGGCGTGACGCTGAACCCGTTCCTCTCGCCGTTTGGCCTGCCGTGCAAACAGCCAGCATGGGGTTATATCTCTGCGCTGGATCTGAAAACCAACCAGGTAGCATGGAAAAAACGTATCGGTACGCCGCAGGATAGCCTGCCGTTCCCGATGCCGATTAAAGTGCCGTTTACCCTTGGTATGCCGATGCTTGGCGGCCCGATCTCTACTGCCGGTAATGTGCTGTTTATCGCCGGTACAGCGGATAACTACCTGCGCGCGTACAACATGACCAACGGTGACAAACTGTGGGAAGGTCGTCTGCCAGCAGGTGGTCAGGCAACGCCGATGACCTATGAAGTGAATGGCAAGCAGTACGTTGTCATCTCCGCAGGCGGTCACGGTTCGTTCGGTACTAAGATGGGCGATTACATCGTGGCGTTTGCTCTGCCGGATGACGCGAAGTAA
- the hpt gene encoding hypoxanthine phosphoribosyltransferase, giving the protein MKHKVEVMIPEAEIKARVAELGRQITERYKDSGSEMVLVGLLRGSFMFMADLCREVQVSHEVDFMTASSYGSGMSSTRDVKILKDLDEDIRGKDVLIVEDIIDSGNTLSKVREILRLREPKSLAICTLLDKPSRREVDVTVEYVGFSIPDEFVVGYGIDYAQRYRHLPYVGKVVMLDE; this is encoded by the coding sequence ATGAAACATAAAGTTGAAGTGATGATCCCGGAAGCGGAGATCAAAGCACGCGTCGCCGAACTGGGTCGTCAAATCACTGAACGTTACAAAGATAGCGGCAGCGAGATGGTGCTGGTGGGGCTGCTGCGCGGCTCATTTATGTTTATGGCCGATCTCTGCCGTGAAGTGCAGGTTTCCCATGAAGTCGATTTTATGACCGCCTCAAGCTACGGCAGCGGCATGTCATCGACCCGCGATGTAAAAATCCTCAAAGATCTGGATGAAGATATTCGCGGCAAAGATGTACTGATTGTTGAAGACATTATCGATTCTGGCAACACGCTGTCGAAAGTGCGCGAGATCCTGCGCCTGCGCGAACCGAAGTCGCTGGCGATCTGCACCTTGCTGGATAAACCCTCCCGACGCGAAGTGGACGTGACCGTCGAGTATGTGGGGTTCTCGATTCCGGATGAGTTTGTGGTGGGCTACGGAATTGACTACGCTCAGCGCTATCGCCATCTGCCCTATGTCGGCAAAGTGGTAATGCTGGACGAATAA
- the can gene encoding carbonate dehydratase, whose amino-acid sequence MKDIDTLISNNALWSKMLVEEDPGFFETLAQAQKPRFLWIGCSDSRVPAERLTGLEPGELFVHRNVANLVIHTDLNCLSVVQYAVDVLEVEHIIICGHYGCGGVQAAVENPELGLINNWLLHIRDIWFKHSSLLGEMPPERRLDTLCELNVMEQVYNLGHSTIMQSAWKRGQNVTIHGWAYGIHDGLLRDLEVTATNRETLEQRYRTGVQNISQKHINHK is encoded by the coding sequence ATGAAAGACATAGATACACTCATCAGCAACAACGCACTATGGTCAAAAATGCTGGTCGAGGAAGATCCAGGATTTTTTGAAACGCTGGCGCAGGCACAAAAGCCGCGCTTTCTGTGGATTGGCTGTTCAGACTCACGCGTTCCGGCTGAGCGCCTGACCGGCCTTGAACCCGGCGAGCTGTTTGTTCACCGTAACGTGGCCAACCTGGTCATCCATACCGACTTAAACTGCCTCTCCGTTGTGCAATACGCCGTTGATGTGCTGGAAGTTGAACACATCATCATCTGCGGCCACTACGGCTGCGGCGGCGTTCAGGCAGCGGTTGAAAACCCGGAACTGGGTCTTATCAACAACTGGCTGCTGCACATTCGCGACATCTGGTTTAAACATAGCTCGCTGCTCGGCGAAATGCCGCCAGAACGTCGTCTCGATACGCTGTGTGAACTGAACGTGATGGAGCAGGTTTATAACCTTGGCCACTCAACGATTATGCAATCCGCCTGGAAACGCGGCCAGAACGTGACAATTCACGGCTGGGCTTACGGCATCCATGACGGCCTGCTGCGCGATCTGGAGGTGACTGCCACCAACCGCGAAACGCTGGAACAGCGTTACCGCACAGGTGTGCAGAACATCAGCCAGAAGCACATTAATCACAAATAA
- a CDS encoding ABC transporter ATP-binding protein produces MTIALELEQLKKTYPGGVQALRGIDLQVEAGDFYALLGPNGAGKSTTIGIISSLVNKTSGRVSVFGYDLEKDVVNAKRQLGLVPQEFNFNPFETVQQIVVNQAGYYGVDRKDALVRSEKYLNQLDLWGKRNERARMLSGGMKRRLMIARALMHEPKLLILDEPTAGVDIELRRSMWGFLKDLNDKGTTIILTTHYLEEAEMLCRNIGIIQHGELVENTSMKSLLSKLKSETFILDLAAKSALPKLEGYQYRLVDTSTLEVEVLREQGINSVFSQLSAQGIQVLSMRNKANRLEELFVTLVHDRKGEGA; encoded by the coding sequence ATGACCATTGCACTGGAGCTTGAGCAGCTTAAAAAAACCTATCCCGGCGGCGTCCAGGCGCTGCGCGGAATCGATCTGCAAGTCGAGGCGGGAGACTTCTACGCCCTGCTTGGGCCGAACGGCGCAGGCAAATCGACCACCATCGGCATTATCAGCTCGCTGGTGAATAAAACCTCTGGCCGGGTCAGCGTCTTTGGCTATGACCTGGAAAAAGATGTGGTGAACGCCAAACGCCAGCTAGGGCTGGTGCCACAGGAGTTCAACTTCAACCCATTTGAGACCGTACAGCAGATTGTCGTTAACCAGGCGGGCTACTACGGTGTTGATCGCAAAGATGCTTTAGTGCGCAGCGAAAAGTACCTTAATCAACTCGATTTGTGGGGAAAACGCAATGAGCGTGCGCGCATGTTATCCGGTGGGATGAAGCGCCGTCTGATGATCGCCCGCGCGCTAATGCATGAGCCAAAACTGCTGATCCTCGATGAGCCAACGGCGGGCGTCGACATTGAACTGCGCCGCTCAATGTGGGGCTTTTTGAAGGATCTCAACGACAAAGGCACCACCATTATTCTCACCACTCACTATCTGGAAGAGGCTGAGATGCTGTGCCGCAATATCGGCATCATCCAACATGGCGAACTGGTGGAGAACACCTCGATGAAGTCGCTGCTCTCCAAGCTCAAATCGGAGACCTTTATCCTCGATTTGGCGGCGAAAAGCGCGCTGCCGAAGCTGGAAGGGTATCAATATCGCCTGGTGGATACATCAACGCTTGAAGTCGAAGTGTTGCGCGAGCAGGGGATCAACAGCGTCTTTAGCCAGCTAAGCGCGCAGGGGATCCAGGTATTAAGTATGCGTAACAAAGCCAACCGCCTCGAAGAGCTGTTCGTTACGTTGGTGCATGACAGGAAAGGAGAGGGCGCATGA
- a CDS encoding ABC transporter permease yields the protein MMQLYWVALKSIWYKEIQRFMRIWVQTLVPPVITMTLYFIIFGNLIGSRIGEMHGFTYMQFIVPGLIMMAVITNGYANVASSFFSAKFQRNIEELLVAPVPTHVIIVGYVGGGVARGLCVGVLVTAVSLFFVPFQVHSWLFVGLTLLLTAVLFSLAGLLNAVFAKTFDDISLIPTFVLTPLTYLGGVFYSLTLLPPFWQALSHLNPIVYMISGFRFGFLGISDVPLVTTVGVLVVFILGFYLTCWYLIQRGRGLRS from the coding sequence ATGATGCAGCTTTATTGGGTGGCGCTGAAGAGTATCTGGTACAAAGAGATCCAGCGTTTTATGCGTATCTGGGTGCAGACACTGGTGCCGCCGGTGATCACCATGACCCTCTACTTTATTATTTTCGGCAACCTGATCGGCTCGCGTATCGGTGAAATGCACGGCTTCACCTATATGCAGTTTATCGTCCCGGGGCTGATCATGATGGCGGTGATCACCAACGGCTATGCCAACGTCGCCTCCTCCTTTTTTAGCGCCAAGTTCCAGCGCAACATTGAGGAGCTGCTGGTGGCACCGGTACCGACGCATGTGATCATTGTCGGCTATGTCGGCGGCGGCGTGGCGCGTGGGCTCTGCGTTGGCGTGCTGGTCACGGCGGTATCGCTCTTCTTCGTGCCTTTCCAGGTCCACTCATGGCTGTTTGTCGGGCTGACGCTGCTGCTCACCGCGGTGCTCTTCTCGCTGGCCGGCCTGCTGAATGCGGTGTTTGCCAAAACCTTTGACGATATCAGCCTGATCCCGACCTTTGTGTTGACCCCGCTGACCTATCTGGGCGGCGTCTTCTACTCCCTGACGCTGCTGCCGCCGTTCTGGCAGGCGCTGTCGCACCTGAACCCGATCGTCTATATGATCAGCGGCTTCCGCTTCGGCTTCCTCGGGATTAGCGATGTCCCGCTGGTCACCACGGTCGGTGTGCTGGTGGTCTTTATCCTCGGCTTCTATCTGACCTGCTGGTATTTGATTCAGCGTGGGCGCGGGCTGCGTAGCTAA
- a CDS encoding polysaccharide deacetylase family protein — MSRLIAFLFLLVAGSASAAIISEQAVPARYLQTNEDADIWAQVGDNVITVGNIRAGQIIGVVPGEEDYYGFRFGFGSGFIDKGHLGPVTGNKRVQDSLGDLNKPLSNQNLITWQDTPLYNAPDKTSPQFGTLAQNLRYPIIDKLKDRLNQTWFQIRIGNRLAWVSSLDAQEDNGLPVLTYHHILHDEENTRFRHTSTTTSVRAFTNQMTWLRDQGYATLSMYQLEGYVRNRMNLPARAVVITFDDGLKSVSRYAYPILRQYGFKATAFIISSRIKLKPQKWDPKSLQFMSVSELNGIRDVFDVQSHTHFLHRVDDARHPILFSRSYHNILFDFKRSRRALAQFNPHVLYLSYPFGGYDDKAVKAANDAGFHMAVTTVRGKVKPGDNPFLLKRLYVLRTDSLETMSRLISNQPQG; from the coding sequence ATGTCTCGTTTGATTGCCTTTCTCTTTCTGTTGGTGGCCGGCAGCGCCTCTGCCGCGATCATCAGCGAACAAGCTGTACCTGCACGCTATCTGCAAACTAATGAAGATGCCGACATCTGGGCGCAGGTAGGCGATAACGTCATTACCGTCGGCAATATTCGCGCCGGGCAGATCATCGGCGTGGTGCCGGGCGAGGAGGATTACTACGGCTTCCGCTTCGGCTTTGGCTCGGGATTTATTGATAAAGGCCATCTCGGCCCGGTAACGGGCAACAAGCGTGTGCAGGATAGCCTCGGCGATCTTAATAAGCCGCTCAGCAACCAGAATCTCATCACCTGGCAGGATACGCCGCTCTACAACGCGCCGGATAAAACCAGCCCGCAGTTCGGCACACTGGCGCAAAACCTGCGCTACCCGATTATTGATAAGCTCAAAGACCGCCTGAATCAGACCTGGTTTCAGATCCGCATCGGCAACCGGCTGGCGTGGGTCAGCAGCCTTGATGCGCAGGAGGATAACGGCCTGCCGGTGCTGACCTACCATCACATTTTGCATGATGAAGAGAACACCCGCTTTCGTCATACTTCCACCACCACCTCGGTACGCGCCTTTACCAATCAGATGACCTGGCTGCGCGACCAGGGTTACGCCACGCTGTCGATGTATCAGTTAGAAGGGTATGTGCGTAACCGCATGAATCTGCCCGCGCGCGCGGTGGTCATCACCTTTGATGACGGGCTGAAATCCGTCAGCCGCTACGCCTACCCGATCCTGCGCCAGTATGGGTTTAAAGCGACAGCGTTTATTATCTCGTCGCGCATCAAGCTGAAGCCGCAGAAGTGGGACCCAAAATCGCTGCAGTTTATGAGCGTGTCGGAGCTTAACGGCATCCGTGACGTGTTTGATGTGCAGTCGCACACCCACTTCCTGCACCGGGTCGACGACGCGCGCCATCCGATCCTCTTTAGCCGCAGCTATCACAACATTCTGTTTGATTTTAAACGCTCGCGCCGCGCGCTGGCGCAGTTCAACCCCCATGTGCTCTATCTCTCCTATCCCTTTGGCGGTTATGACGATAAAGCGGTGAAAGCGGCTAATGATGCCGGTTTCCATATGGCGGTAACCACGGTGCGCGGGAAGGTGAAGCCGGGGGATAATCCGTTCCTGTTAAAACGGCTCTATGTCTTACGAACGGATTCGCTGGAAACGATGTCGCGGCTGATCAGCAATCAGCCGCAGGGGTAG
- the panD gene encoding aspartate 1-decarboxylase: MIRTMLQGKLHRVKVTQADLHYEGSCAIDQDFLEAAGILEYEAIDIYNVTNGKRFSTYAIAGERGSRIISVNGAAAHCADVGDILIIASYVTMPDESARSWQPKVAYFDGDNEMKRTAKAVPVQVA, encoded by the coding sequence ATGATTCGCACTATGCTGCAAGGCAAGCTCCACCGCGTGAAAGTGACGCAGGCCGACCTGCATTACGAAGGCTCCTGCGCCATCGACCAGGATTTTCTGGAAGCGGCCGGTATCCTTGAATATGAAGCCATTGATATCTACAACGTCACCAACGGTAAGCGCTTCTCTACCTATGCGATTGCCGGTGAGCGCGGCTCGCGCATTATCTCCGTTAACGGCGCGGCGGCGCACTGTGCGGATGTCGGCGATATCCTGATTATCGCCAGCTACGTCACCATGCCCGATGAATCGGCGCGCAGCTGGCAGCCGAAAGTGGCCTACTTTGACGGCGACAACGAGATGAAACGCACCGCGAAAGCCGTGCCGGTTCAGGTTGCCTGA
- the panC gene encoding pantoate--beta-alanine ligase, with protein MLIIETLPLLRQHIRRLRQEGKRIALVPTMGNLHDGHMKLVDEAKLRADVVVVSIFVNPMQFDRQDDLVRYPRTLQEDCEKLNKRKVDFVFAPAPADIYPQGTEGQTYVDVPGISTMLEGASRPGHFRGVSTIVSKLFNLVQPDIACFGEKDYQQLQLIRKMVADMGYDIEIVGVPTVRAKDGLALSSRNGYLTADQRKIAPGMSKVMNAIADKLQAGERDVEELVALAEQQVNEAGFRADDIQIRDADTLLELTESSQRAVILMAAWLGQARLIDNRVVELTQK; from the coding sequence GTGTTGATTATTGAAACCCTGCCGCTGCTGCGCCAGCATATTCGCCGCCTGCGTCAGGAAGGAAAACGCATTGCGCTGGTGCCGACCATGGGCAACCTACACGATGGTCATATGAAGCTGGTCGATGAAGCGAAACTGCGCGCCGATGTAGTGGTGGTAAGCATCTTTGTTAATCCGATGCAGTTTGACCGCCAGGATGACCTGGTGCGCTACCCGCGCACCTTGCAGGAAGATTGTGAAAAGCTGAACAAACGCAAAGTCGATTTCGTCTTTGCCCCTGCGCCTGCCGATATCTACCCGCAGGGTACGGAAGGCCAGACCTATGTTGACGTTCCAGGCATCTCAACGATGCTGGAAGGTGCCAGCCGTCCTGGTCATTTCCGCGGCGTCTCCACCATCGTCAGCAAACTGTTTAACCTGGTCCAGCCCGATATCGCCTGCTTCGGCGAGAAGGATTATCAGCAGTTGCAGCTAATCCGCAAAATGGTGGCGGATATGGGTTACGACATTGAGATCGTCGGCGTGCCGACCGTGCGGGCGAAAGATGGCCTGGCGCTCAGTTCGCGTAACGGCTATCTCACCGCTGACCAGCGTAAAATTGCGCCGGGAATGAGCAAAGTGATGAACGCCATCGCCGATAAACTACAGGCGGGCGAGCGCGATGTCGAAGAGCTGGTGGCGCTGGCGGAGCAGCAGGTTAACGAAGCCGGTTTCCGCGCCGATGATATTCAGATCCGCGATGCGGACACGCTGCTTGAACTCACTGAAAGCAGCCAGCGCGCGGTGATTCTGATGGCGGCATGGCTCGGCCAGGCGCGGCTTATCGACAATAGAGTGGTTGAATTGACCCAGAAATAA
- the panB gene encoding 3-methyl-2-oxobutanoate hydroxymethyltransferase → MKPTTLSWLLKCKQEKRRFATITAYDYSFAKLFAEEGINVMLVGDSLGMTVQGHDSTLPVTVADIAYHTQAVRRGAPACLLLADLPFMAYATPEQAFENAAAVMRAGANMVKIEGGRWLAPTVKMLTERAVPVCGHLGLTPQSVNIFGGYKVQGRGDAAQGLYEDALALEVAGAQLLVLECVPVELAQRITEALTIPVIGIGAGNVTDGQILVMHDAFGITGGHIPKFAKNFLNEAGDMRAAVRQYVAEVESGAYPGEEHSFH, encoded by the coding sequence ATGAAACCGACTACCCTCTCGTGGCTGCTGAAATGTAAGCAGGAGAAGCGCCGCTTCGCCACCATCACCGCCTATGACTACAGCTTCGCCAAACTCTTTGCCGAAGAGGGGATCAACGTGATGCTAGTCGGCGATTCGTTAGGTATGACGGTACAAGGGCACGACTCCACGCTGCCGGTAACGGTGGCCGATATCGCTTATCACACCCAGGCCGTGCGCCGCGGCGCCCCCGCCTGCCTGCTGCTCGCCGATCTGCCCTTTATGGCCTACGCCACGCCCGAACAGGCCTTTGAGAATGCGGCAGCGGTGATGCGCGCGGGTGCCAATATGGTGAAAATCGAAGGCGGCCGCTGGCTGGCACCGACGGTGAAAATGCTCACCGAACGCGCGGTGCCAGTGTGCGGTCACCTCGGGTTAACCCCACAATCGGTCAACATTTTCGGTGGCTATAAAGTGCAGGGGCGTGGCGATGCGGCGCAGGGTCTGTATGAGGATGCGCTGGCGCTGGAAGTGGCAGGCGCGCAGCTGCTGGTGCTGGAGTGCGTGCCGGTCGAGCTGGCACAACGTATTACCGAAGCGTTAACCATTCCGGTGATTGGTATCGGTGCAGGCAATGTGACCGACGGACAGATTCTGGTGATGCATGACGCCTTCGGCATTACCGGTGGACATATTCCAAAATTTGCTAAAAATTTCCTCAATGAAGCAGGCGACATGCGTGCCGCGGTCAGGCAGTATGTGGCTGAAGTCGAGTCCGGAGCCTATCCGGGCGAAGAACACAGTTTCCATTAA
- the folK gene encoding 2-amino-4-hydroxy-6-hydroxymethyldihydropteridine diphosphokinase encodes MTLAFIALGSNLASPLEQVNAAIAALGEIPGSRIVACSSLYRTPPLGPPDQPDYLNAAVALETTLAPEALLDHTQRIELQQGRVRKAERWGPRTLDLDIMLFGELTLQTARLTIPHYDMKNRGFMLWPLFEIAPDLRFPDGEALQAVLTRLNAPKPEAW; translated from the coding sequence ATGACGCTTGCTTTTATCGCGCTGGGCAGCAACCTCGCCTCGCCGCTCGAGCAAGTTAACGCCGCGATAGCCGCGCTGGGAGAGATACCCGGCAGCCGCATCGTGGCGTGCTCCTCGCTTTATCGCACTCCCCCGCTCGGCCCGCCGGATCAGCCAGACTATCTCAACGCCGCCGTGGCGCTGGAAACAACGCTCGCGCCGGAAGCCCTTCTCGACCATACGCAGCGCATTGAGCTGCAGCAGGGGCGCGTGCGTAAAGCTGAACGCTGGGGGCCGCGCACCCTCGACCTCGACATTATGCTGTTTGGTGAGCTAACGCTGCAGACCGCGCGCTTGACCATTCCTCACTACGACATGAAAAACCGCGGCTTTATGCTGTGGCCACTGTTTGAGATCGCCCCTGACCTGCGCTTCCCCGATGGCGAAGCGTTGCAGGCGGTGCTGACGCGGCTGAACGCGCCAAAACCGGAAGCCTGGTAA
- the pcnB gene encoding polynucleotide adenylyltransferase PcnB, translated as MFTRVANFCRKVLSREESMAVEAMAKPQMTVIPREQHAISRKDISENALKVLYRLNKAGYEAYLVGGGVRDLLLGKKPKDFDVTTNATPDQVRKLFRNCRLVGRRFRLAHVMFGPEIIEVATFRGHHDDQQTDRTISQRGQNGMLLRDNIFGSIEEDAQRRDFTINSLYYSVADFTVRDYVGGMRDLQEGTIRLIGNPETRYREDPVRMLRAVRFAAKLGMQISEETAEPIPRLATLINDVPPARLFEESLKLLQAGYGYETYQLLREYGLFQPLFPIITRCFTERGDSPMERIIAQVLKNTDNRIHNDMRVNPAFLFAAMFWYPLLENAQRITQEGGLAYYDAFALAMNDVLDEACRSLAIPKRITTLVRDIWQLQLRMSRRQGKRAWKLMEHPKFRASYDLLALRAEAENNAELQRLTKWWGEFQVSAPPAQKHMLDDLGDEPAERRRHRRPRKRAPRREGGA; from the coding sequence ATTTTTACCCGAGTCGCTAATTTTTGCCGCAAGGTGCTAAGCCGCGAAGAGAGCATGGCCGTTGAGGCAATGGCCAAACCGCAAATGACGGTTATTCCGCGTGAGCAGCACGCTATTTCCCGCAAAGATATCAGCGAAAATGCGCTCAAAGTGCTCTATCGTCTGAATAAAGCGGGCTATGAAGCATACCTGGTAGGCGGCGGGGTGCGCGACTTGTTGCTGGGCAAAAAACCAAAAGATTTTGATGTCACTACCAACGCCACGCCGGATCAGGTGCGCAAGCTGTTCCGCAACTGCCGCCTGGTGGGTCGCCGTTTCCGCCTCGCGCACGTAATGTTCGGGCCGGAGATTATCGAAGTGGCGACCTTCCGTGGTCATCATGACGATCAGCAAACCGATCGCACCATCTCCCAGCGCGGCCAGAACGGCATGCTGCTGCGCGACAACATCTTTGGCTCGATTGAAGAAGATGCCCAGCGTCGTGACTTTACCATCAACAGCCTCTACTACAGCGTTGCCGACTTTACCGTGCGTGACTACGTCGGCGGCATGCGCGATCTGCAAGAGGGCACCATCCGCCTGATCGGCAACCCGGAAACCCGCTACCGCGAAGATCCGGTGCGCATGCTGCGCGCGGTGCGATTCGCCGCAAAACTGGGCATGCAGATTAGCGAAGAGACCGCCGAGCCGATCCCACGTCTGGCAACCTTAATTAACGACGTGCCGCCGGCGCGTCTGTTTGAAGAGTCCCTCAAGCTGTTGCAGGCCGGTTACGGTTACGAAACCTACCAGCTGCTGCGCGAATATGGCCTCTTCCAGCCGCTCTTCCCGATCATCACCCGCTGCTTTACCGAGCGCGGCGACAGCCCGATGGAGCGCATTATTGCCCAGGTGCTGAAGAACACCGATAACCGCATTCACAACGATATGCGCGTTAACCCGGCGTTCCTCTTTGCCGCCATGTTCTGGTATCCGTTGCTGGAGAACGCGCAGCGTATCACCCAGGAGGGCGGGCTGGCCTATTACGACGCCTTCGCGCTGGCAATGAACGACGTGCTCGACGAAGCGTGCCGCTCGCTGGCGATCCCGAAACGCATCACCACGCTGGTGCGCGATATCTGGCAGCTGCAGCTGCGCATGTCCCGTCGCCAGGGCAAACGTGCCTGGAAACTGATGGAGCATCCGAAATTCCGCGCCTCTTACGATCTGCTGGCACTGCGCGCCGAGGCGGAGAACAACGCGGAACTGCAGCGCCTGACAAAATGGTGGGGCGAGTTCCAGGTCTCTGCACCGCCAGCGCAAAAACATATGCTTGATGATTTAGGTGACGAGCCCGCCGAGCGCCGTCGTCATCGCCGTCCGCGCAAGCGCGCGCCGCGCCGTGAGGGCGGTGCATGA